A stretch of the Conger conger chromosome 3, fConCon1.1, whole genome shotgun sequence genome encodes the following:
- the LOC133123761 gene encoding gap junction alpha-8 protein-like isoform X4, which yields MGDWSFLGNILEEVNEHSTVIGRVWLTVLFIFRILILGTAAEFVWGDEQSDYVCNTQQPGCENVCYDEAFPISHIRLWVLQIIFVSTPSLVYVGHAVHHVHMEEKRKEREEAEMNRQQEINEERLPLAPDQGSVRTTKETSTKGSKKFRLEGTLLRTYICHIIFKTLFEVGFVVGQYFLYGFRILPLYKCSRWPCPNTVDCFVSRPTEKTVFIIFMLAVACVSLFLNFVEISHLGLKKIHFVFQKPPQQQSEGGLVPEKSLTSMAVSSIQKAKGYKLLEEDKPASHFFPLTEVGMEAGGLPIPFETFEEKSCTTEQDEEQGQDTAEVLQDQEEEDEEEEEEEGEKPPAEAEVEATEIIEDTRPLSSLSKASSRARSDDLTV from the exons ATGGGTGACTGGAGCTTTTTGGGAAACATTTTAGAGGAAGTAAACGAGCACTCAACCGTGATTGGCAGGGTGTGGTTGACCGTGCTCTTCATCTTCAGGATCCTGATCCTGGGCACAGCTGCTGAGTTTGTCTGGGGGGATGAACAGTCGGATTATGTTTGCAACACCCAGCAGCCGGGTTGCGAGAATGTCTGCTATGACGAGGCTTTCCCCATCTCCCACATCAGGCTGTGGGTGCTCCAGATCATCTTCGTCTCCACGCCCTCGCTGGTGTATGTGGGCCACGCCGTGCACCACGTCCACATGGAGGAGAAGCGCAAGGAAAGGGAAGAGGCGGAAATGAACCGCCAACAAGAGATTAACGAGGAACGGCTGCCTCTGGCACCCGACCAGGGCAGCGTGAGGACCACCAAGGAGACCAGCACCAAGGGCAGCAAGAAGTTCCGCCTGGAGGGCACCTTGCTGAGGACATACATCTGCCACATCATCTTCAAGACCCTGTTCGAGGTGGGCTTTGTGGTGGGGCAGTACTTCCTTTATGGCTTCCGCATCCTGCCCCTGTACAAGTGCAGTCGCTGGCCGTGCCCCAACACCGTCGACTGCTTCGTCTCACGCCCCACCGAGAAGACcgtcttcatcatcttcatgcTTGCTGTTGCCTgcgtctctctcttcctcaacTTTGTGGAGATCAGCCACCTTGGACTGAAAAAGATCCACTTTGTTTTCCAGAAGCCTCCCCAGCAGCAATCGGAGGGGGGGCTGGTCCCAGAGAAGAGCTTGACCTCCATGGCTGTCTCCTCCATCCAGAAGGCCAAGGGCTACAAACTGCTGGAGGAGGACAAGCCTGCTTCCCACTTCTTCCCCCTGACAGAGGTGGGGATGGAGGCAGGCGGGCTGCCGATACCTTTTGAGACTTTCGAGGAGAAGTCCTGT ACCACTGAACAGGAtgaggagcaggggcaggacaCTGCTGAGGTGCTGCAAGatcaggaagaggaggacgaagaagaggaagaggaagagggagagaaaccacCTGCTGAGGCTGAGGTGGAGGCAACTGAGATAATAGAAGACACTAGACCCCTAAGCAGCTTGAGTAAAGCTAGCAGCAGGGCCAGGTCAGATGATTTGACAGTATGA
- the LOC133123761 gene encoding gap junction alpha-8 protein-like isoform X2 produces MGDWSFLGNILEEVNEHSTVIGRVWLTVLFIFRILILGTAAEFVWGDEQSDYVCNTQQPGCENVCYDEAFPISHIRLWVLQIIFVSTPSLVYVGHAVHHVHMEEKRKEREEAEMNRQQEINEERLPLAPDQGSVRTTKETSTKGSKKFRLEGTLLRTYICHIIFKTLFEVGFVVGQYFLYGFRILPLYKCSRWPCPNTVDCFVSRPTEKTVFIIFMLAVACVSLFLNFVEISHLGLKKIHFVFQKPPQQQSEGGLVPEKSLTSMAVSSIQKAKGYKLLEEDKPASHFFPLTEVGMEAGGLPIPFETFEEKSCVDEAGSPDDISKVYDETLLSSVQTTEQDEEQGQDTAEEEGEKPPAEAEVEATEIIEDTRPLSSLSKASSRARSDDLTV; encoded by the exons ATGGGTGACTGGAGCTTTTTGGGAAACATTTTAGAGGAAGTAAACGAGCACTCAACCGTGATTGGCAGGGTGTGGTTGACCGTGCTCTTCATCTTCAGGATCCTGATCCTGGGCACAGCTGCTGAGTTTGTCTGGGGGGATGAACAGTCGGATTATGTTTGCAACACCCAGCAGCCGGGTTGCGAGAATGTCTGCTATGACGAGGCTTTCCCCATCTCCCACATCAGGCTGTGGGTGCTCCAGATCATCTTCGTCTCCACGCCCTCGCTGGTGTATGTGGGCCACGCCGTGCACCACGTCCACATGGAGGAGAAGCGCAAGGAAAGGGAAGAGGCGGAAATGAACCGCCAACAAGAGATTAACGAGGAACGGCTGCCTCTGGCACCCGACCAGGGCAGCGTGAGGACCACCAAGGAGACCAGCACCAAGGGCAGCAAGAAGTTCCGCCTGGAGGGCACCTTGCTGAGGACATACATCTGCCACATCATCTTCAAGACCCTGTTCGAGGTGGGCTTTGTGGTGGGGCAGTACTTCCTTTATGGCTTCCGCATCCTGCCCCTGTACAAGTGCAGTCGCTGGCCGTGCCCCAACACCGTCGACTGCTTCGTCTCACGCCCCACCGAGAAGACcgtcttcatcatcttcatgcTTGCTGTTGCCTgcgtctctctcttcctcaacTTTGTGGAGATCAGCCACCTTGGACTGAAAAAGATCCACTTTGTTTTCCAGAAGCCTCCCCAGCAGCAATCGGAGGGGGGGCTGGTCCCAGAGAAGAGCTTGACCTCCATGGCTGTCTCCTCCATCCAGAAGGCCAAGGGCTACAAACTGCTGGAGGAGGACAAGCCTGCTTCCCACTTCTTCCCCCTGACAGAGGTGGGGATGGAGGCAGGCGGGCTGCCGATACCTTTTGAGACTTTCGAGGAGAAGTCCTGTGTGGATGAGGCAGGGTCCCCTGATGATATCTCCAAGGTGTATGATGAGACCCTGCTCTCCTCTGTCCAGACCACTGAACAGGAtgaggagcaggggcaggacaCTGCTGAG gaagagggagagaaaccacCTGCTGAGGCTGAGGTGGAGGCAACTGAGATAATAGAAGACACTAGACCCCTAAGCAGCTTGAGTAAAGCTAGCAGCAGGGCCAGGTCAGATGATTTGACAGTATGA
- the LOC133123761 gene encoding gap junction alpha-8 protein-like isoform X1: protein MGDWSFLGNILEEVNEHSTVIGRVWLTVLFIFRILILGTAAEFVWGDEQSDYVCNTQQPGCENVCYDEAFPISHIRLWVLQIIFVSTPSLVYVGHAVHHVHMEEKRKEREEAEMNRQQEINEERLPLAPDQGSVRTTKETSTKGSKKFRLEGTLLRTYICHIIFKTLFEVGFVVGQYFLYGFRILPLYKCSRWPCPNTVDCFVSRPTEKTVFIIFMLAVACVSLFLNFVEISHLGLKKIHFVFQKPPQQQSEGGLVPEKSLTSMAVSSIQKAKGYKLLEEDKPASHFFPLTEVGMEAGGLPIPFETFEEKSCVDEAGSPDDISKVYDETLLSSVQTTEQDEEQGQDTAEVLQDQEEEDEEEEEEEGEKPPAEAEVEATEIIEDTRPLSSLSKASSRARSDDLTV from the coding sequence ATGGGTGACTGGAGCTTTTTGGGAAACATTTTAGAGGAAGTAAACGAGCACTCAACCGTGATTGGCAGGGTGTGGTTGACCGTGCTCTTCATCTTCAGGATCCTGATCCTGGGCACAGCTGCTGAGTTTGTCTGGGGGGATGAACAGTCGGATTATGTTTGCAACACCCAGCAGCCGGGTTGCGAGAATGTCTGCTATGACGAGGCTTTCCCCATCTCCCACATCAGGCTGTGGGTGCTCCAGATCATCTTCGTCTCCACGCCCTCGCTGGTGTATGTGGGCCACGCCGTGCACCACGTCCACATGGAGGAGAAGCGCAAGGAAAGGGAAGAGGCGGAAATGAACCGCCAACAAGAGATTAACGAGGAACGGCTGCCTCTGGCACCCGACCAGGGCAGCGTGAGGACCACCAAGGAGACCAGCACCAAGGGCAGCAAGAAGTTCCGCCTGGAGGGCACCTTGCTGAGGACATACATCTGCCACATCATCTTCAAGACCCTGTTCGAGGTGGGCTTTGTGGTGGGGCAGTACTTCCTTTATGGCTTCCGCATCCTGCCCCTGTACAAGTGCAGTCGCTGGCCGTGCCCCAACACCGTCGACTGCTTCGTCTCACGCCCCACCGAGAAGACcgtcttcatcatcttcatgcTTGCTGTTGCCTgcgtctctctcttcctcaacTTTGTGGAGATCAGCCACCTTGGACTGAAAAAGATCCACTTTGTTTTCCAGAAGCCTCCCCAGCAGCAATCGGAGGGGGGGCTGGTCCCAGAGAAGAGCTTGACCTCCATGGCTGTCTCCTCCATCCAGAAGGCCAAGGGCTACAAACTGCTGGAGGAGGACAAGCCTGCTTCCCACTTCTTCCCCCTGACAGAGGTGGGGATGGAGGCAGGCGGGCTGCCGATACCTTTTGAGACTTTCGAGGAGAAGTCCTGTGTGGATGAGGCAGGGTCCCCTGATGATATCTCCAAGGTGTATGATGAGACCCTGCTCTCCTCTGTCCAGACCACTGAACAGGAtgaggagcaggggcaggacaCTGCTGAGGTGCTGCAAGatcaggaagaggaggacgaagaagaggaagaggaagagggagagaaaccacCTGCTGAGGCTGAGGTGGAGGCAACTGAGATAATAGAAGACACTAGACCCCTAAGCAGCTTGAGTAAAGCTAGCAGCAGGGCCAGGTCAGATGATTTGACAGTATGA
- the LOC133123761 gene encoding gap junction alpha-8 protein-like isoform X3 — protein sequence MGDWSFLGNILEEVNEHSTVIGRVWLTVLFIFRILILGTAAEFVWGDEQSDYVCNTQQPGCENVCYDEAFPISHIRLWVLQIIFVSTPSLVYVGHAVHHVHMEEKRKEREEAEMNRQQEINEERLPLAPDQGSVRTTKETSTKGSKKFRLEGTLLRTYICHIIFKTLFEVGFVVGQYFLYGFRILPLYKCSRWPCPNTVDCFVSRPTEKTVFIIFMLAVACVSLFLNFVEISHLGLKKIHFVFQKPPQQQSEGGLVPEKSLTSMAVSSIQKAKGYKLLEEDKPASHFFPLTEVGMEAGGLPIPFETFEEKSCVDEAGSPDDISKVYDETLLSSVQTTEQDEEQGQDTAEGEKPPAEAEVEATEIIEDTRPLSSLSKASSRARSDDLTV from the exons ATGGGTGACTGGAGCTTTTTGGGAAACATTTTAGAGGAAGTAAACGAGCACTCAACCGTGATTGGCAGGGTGTGGTTGACCGTGCTCTTCATCTTCAGGATCCTGATCCTGGGCACAGCTGCTGAGTTTGTCTGGGGGGATGAACAGTCGGATTATGTTTGCAACACCCAGCAGCCGGGTTGCGAGAATGTCTGCTATGACGAGGCTTTCCCCATCTCCCACATCAGGCTGTGGGTGCTCCAGATCATCTTCGTCTCCACGCCCTCGCTGGTGTATGTGGGCCACGCCGTGCACCACGTCCACATGGAGGAGAAGCGCAAGGAAAGGGAAGAGGCGGAAATGAACCGCCAACAAGAGATTAACGAGGAACGGCTGCCTCTGGCACCCGACCAGGGCAGCGTGAGGACCACCAAGGAGACCAGCACCAAGGGCAGCAAGAAGTTCCGCCTGGAGGGCACCTTGCTGAGGACATACATCTGCCACATCATCTTCAAGACCCTGTTCGAGGTGGGCTTTGTGGTGGGGCAGTACTTCCTTTATGGCTTCCGCATCCTGCCCCTGTACAAGTGCAGTCGCTGGCCGTGCCCCAACACCGTCGACTGCTTCGTCTCACGCCCCACCGAGAAGACcgtcttcatcatcttcatgcTTGCTGTTGCCTgcgtctctctcttcctcaacTTTGTGGAGATCAGCCACCTTGGACTGAAAAAGATCCACTTTGTTTTCCAGAAGCCTCCCCAGCAGCAATCGGAGGGGGGGCTGGTCCCAGAGAAGAGCTTGACCTCCATGGCTGTCTCCTCCATCCAGAAGGCCAAGGGCTACAAACTGCTGGAGGAGGACAAGCCTGCTTCCCACTTCTTCCCCCTGACAGAGGTGGGGATGGAGGCAGGCGGGCTGCCGATACCTTTTGAGACTTTCGAGGAGAAGTCCTGTGTGGATGAGGCAGGGTCCCCTGATGATATCTCCAAGGTGTATGATGAGACCCTGCTCTCCTCTGTCCAGACCACTGAACAGGAtgaggagcaggggcaggacaCTGCTGAG ggagagaaaccacCTGCTGAGGCTGAGGTGGAGGCAACTGAGATAATAGAAGACACTAGACCCCTAAGCAGCTTGAGTAAAGCTAGCAGCAGGGCCAGGTCAGATGATTTGACAGTATGA